From Arctopsyche grandis isolate Sample6627 chromosome 12, ASM5162203v2, whole genome shotgun sequence, one genomic window encodes:
- the Sin3A gene encoding SIN3 transcription regulator family member A, whose amino-acid sequence MMKRVGVARLTTAGPDDQPPLIITTGPQIQQQQTVSGVNVHTQQSSVGGLHENPTPHQTTIIVSTQQVINYSKEGSSGGGTLQYAGAQYPGPPTKPPPPAPPHHQSQHSRHKGVVGNQSPGAPVQVTVGTVLTNNSNAVGPPGSVVPGSVGTQFQRLKVEDALSYLDKVKFKFNNQPQVYNDFLDIMKEFKSQSIDTPGVIARVSNLFKGHPELIVGFNTFLPPGYKIEVQANNQGFAYQVSVSMPSPNSCTLQHPQGHSHLTHPSSVLTSAGNLVIGTSQSVQPSQTHQQHHHLVQILPGSGAGAIVHNLSTGTTTTSVGTSGGIGASVVPPVVSTNTLHHISQAHQQLEAPAPPPPNSSSQPVEFNHAIEYVNKIKNRFNRQPEKYKRFLEILHAYQRGQKELNKEPQQVKQQSEQEVYAQVAKLFENQEDLLVEFGQFLPDATGGGGIGGAAIKATAALDAARAPDQARPRPTTHPPSQRNIETMMIETDLPTYHTVAVGRAPSPGYNVSTPSTQPTIPQPAPVIRAERDVSSSHHIQSSQSANQHSSSQVSSHHPKHLLGSTHVSTSISSSTHHLKRSPSFSSSNQIGGSVGPPPPKKHKLLAAKDVSFAEAAKYGSLGDFSFFDRVRKALKSQEVYDNFLRCLLLFTNEIVSKSELLAVTAPFFSRNPELQRWLQEFLGLTAGAAGGSPPTANNASSPPPVAAPVHTFLGNGSFLRDQILSHPSNQYSLSSSGYSSGFYSSGGERYTGENNTLGPLGAQLRQDRPQGDAAMEIDLTTCRRLGTSYCALPRASADSPSRRCSGRTPLCRDVLNETWVSFPTWSEDSTFVTSRKTQFEEYIYRCEDERFELDVVIETNASTILALEGVHKKLCRLCPEEATRFRLDDCLGGTSPTIHQRALRRIYGEKANDIISGLKKNPLVAVPIVLRRLKAKEEEWREAQKGFNKQWREVNEKYYLKSLDYQGVNFKQNDLKALRSKSLFNEIETIYDERREQIQSNVGSACGRSTNITSASGPHLLAQCGPGGAPLLADAADLLIHHVRRQTAIQKQEKQRVKQLLRHFLPDLFSHPRYPLSDDERDDDDKDLDVAMDSAGSGNEDGKMGSADNEDGDARLSGNRTVKQEKEVSSESDSNVTEKPSGRIVNRQSKEEKAASRENKENLKCSLTSRNNSADSVDKDMPKGDTNSSTKASSRRREGSTDSNAKVKSEPMELKSTSENTNNLSSHLQMKDINKDMKDLKDKNQHPVIFFGNLQWYVFLRLHSILCQRLAAMKNLAEKLAEEETTDVRLRRPATAVALKLKPDNAIPVSQYYSNLLDMIRSVLDGNTEASVYEDNLREMFGVNAYIAFTLDKVVSYAVRQLQQCVQERTATKCVELHIQERARANSGSPSSIASYQRRAQKLLRDDPTFKICIFGGDDCKVTFELLESGGGSTVGCMSNAGSESAISQNVGNDSPAPPAPPARLAEWARYRERYTNPAIMDTELPDGVFKDGQWFGRKAIFLPRNIRRFNKLHPNNGRLSMSREPVVLSSFDSSINSFSPPPSQITRRAAPSPSSEEDDDNSIIPNKRKKITHNKEYIHAGVSSSKDPANVKDWSGTNSNLPQFINEDKTEGLFDKKANCKFVYILNKEQFMYKKDALKRAWKCHKSVSRSQECRWRSWLGGWCSRHVSTSQARAASDWLRRGARTLSIGGPDAPPYTSYTRYRLANTPPHAPDR is encoded by the exons ATGATGAAAAGAGTGGGTGTGGCTCGGCTAACTACTGCCGGTCCCGATGATCAACCTCCACTCATCATCACAACTGGACCACAA atTCAACAGCAGCAAACTGTTTCGGGTGTGAACGTTCACACGCAACAAAGCTCCGTAGGAGGATTACATGAAAACCCTACACCTCATCAGACTACTATTATCG tgaGTACACAGCAagttataaattattcaaaagagGGTTCCAGTGGAGGAGGCACTCTCCAATATGCCGGAGCACAATATCCTGGACCGCCTACTAAGCCGCCTCCGCCGGCGCCTCCTCATCATCAATCCCAACACTCCCGCCATAAG GGGGTGGTTGGTAATCAGTCGCCTGGTGCGCCCGTTCAAGTTACCGTCGGCACTGTTTTAACTAATAACAGTAATGCCGTCGGCCCGCCGGGCTCTGTCGTTCCCGGCAGTGTCGGCACACAATTTCAGAGGCTAAAAGTCGAAGATGCATTATCTTATTTGGACAAagttaaattcaaattcaataacCAACCTCAAGTCTACAACGATTTCCTAGATATCATGAAAGAATTTAAAAGTCAAAG TATTGATACACCTGGTGTTATCGCCAGAGTATCGAACCTTTTTAAAGGTCATCCCGAATTAATAGTTGGGTTTAATACTTTCCTTCCTCCTGGATATAAAATAGAAGTACAGGCAAACAATCAG GGTTTTGCATATCAAGTCTCAGTGTCAATGCCGTCTCCAAATTCGTGCACTCTTCAACACCCACAAGGACACAGTCATTTAACCCATCCAA GTTCTGTGTTGACCAGTGCTGGAAATTTAGTAATAGGCACATCGCAATCTGTTCAACCTTCACAAACTCACCAACAGCATCACCATCTAGTCCAAATACTTCCCGG ATCGGGTGCAGGTGCCATTGTGCACAATCTGTCGACGGGGACTACGACGACGAGTGTCGGCACGAGTGGTGGTATTGGAGCGTCCGTGGTACCTCCTGTAGTCTCGACGAATACTCTCCATCATATTTCACAGGCACATCAACAGTTGGAAGCGCCGGCGCCTCCACCTCCCAACTCTTCCAGTCAACCCGTCGAGTTCAATCATGCTATTGAATATGTCAATAAAATTAAG aatcgaTTTAATCGTCAGCCTGAAAAGTATAAGCGGTTTTTAGAAATATTGCATGCTTACCAGAGGGGTCAGAAAGAGCTCAATAAAGAACCGCAACAAGTCAAACAACAGTCTGAACAAGAAGTATATGCTCAG GTCGCTAAGCTGTTTGAAAATCAAGAGGATCTTCTAGTAGAATTTGGACAATTTTTACCGGACGCTACAGGCGGCGGAGGCATAGGTGGTGCTGCCATCAAAGCCACTGCCGCTCTGGATGCAGCACGTGCACCTGACCAAGCGCGACCTAGACCCACTACTCATCCCCCGTCACAG CGCAATATAGAAACAATGATGATAGAAACTGATTTGCCTACTTATCATACGGTAGCCGTGGGCCGAGCTCCCTCTCCAGGATACAATGTCTCAACGCCGTCGACACAACCGACCATTCCGCAACCGGCGCCCGTTATCCGTGCGGAACGGGACGTTTCATCGTCACATCACATTCAGTCGTCGCAATCTGCCAACCAACACTCTTCCAGCCAAGTGTCGTCCCATCACCCGAAACATCTTCTTGGCAGTACTCATGTCAGCACAAGTATTAGTTCCTCGACACATCATTTGAAAAGATCGCCTAGTTTTTCATCGTCGAATCAAATCGGGGGCTCCGTTGGTCCACCGCCGCCCAAGAAACACAAACTTTTGGCTGCTAAAGACGTGTCTTTCGCCGAGGCTGCTAAGTACGGCTCGCTAGGAGATTTCAGCTTCTTCGATCGGGTACGAAAAGCTTTGAAGAGTCAAGAAGTTTACGATAATTTCCTAAG atgttTGCTACTGTTTACAAATGAAATTGTTTCCAAATCGGAACTTTTGGCTGTGACTGCGCCATTTTTTTCTCGAAATCCTGAACTGCAACGGTGGTTACAAGAATTTTTGGGATTGACGGCTGGAGCGGCAGGAGGATCTCCACCTACGGCTAATAATGCCTCATCTCCACCACCTGTCGCTGCCCCAGTGCACACGTTTCTTGGAAATGGATCATTTCTGCGAGATCAAATTCTCTCTCATCCTTCAAATCAATATTCGCTCTCGTCTTCGG GTTACAGTTCTGGTTTTTATTCTTCAGGTGGTGAACGATATACCGGAGAAAATAATACACTAGGACCGTTGGGGGCTCAGTTGAGACAGGATAGACCTCAAGGGGACGCAGCCATGGAAATAG attTGACCACCTGTCGGCGATTAGGTACGTCTTATTGTGCGTTACCTAGAGCGTCTGCCGATTCACCCTCGCGCCGTTGCTCTGGCAGAACACCTCTGTGTAGGGACGTATTGAACGAAACATGGGTTAGTTTCCCCACATGGTCGGAAGATTCCACGTTCGTCACAAGTCGAAAAACCCAATTTGAGGAGTATATTTATCGATGTGAAGATGAACGATTTGAG ttggATGTAGTTATTGAAACAAACGCTTCGACGATACTGGCTTTGGAAGGGGTGCATAAGAAATTGTGCAGATTGTGCCCTGAAGAAGCCACACGCTTTAGACTTGATGATTGTCTCGGTGGTACAAGTCCTACAATACACCAACGAGCTCTGAGAAGAATTTATGGagaaaaa GCTAATGATATTATATCTGGTTTGAAGAAGAATCCCTTAGTTGCTGTGCCAATAGTTTTAAGACGTTTAAAAGCTAAAGAAGAAGAGTGGCGGGAAGCACaaaag ggCTTCAACAAGCAGTGGCGAGAAGTCAACGAGAAATATTATCTCAAGTCATTAGATTATCAAGgcgttaattttaaacaaaatgatCTGAAAGCTCTACGCTCTAAGAGTTTATTCAACGAAATAGAAACTATTTACGATGAG cgGAGAGAACAAATTCAATCAAATGTTGGTTCAGCTTGTGGCCGTTCGACGAATATAACGAGTGCGAGTGGACCCCATTTACTAGCCCAGTGTGGACCTGGTGGAGCGCCTTTACTCGCGGATGCCGCCGATCTGCTCATTCATCATGTGCGACGACAGACTGCCATACAAAAGCAAGAGAAGCAGAGGGTGAAGCAATTGCTTCGCCACTTTTTGCCAGACCTCTTCTCACATCCTCGATATCCACTCAGCGATGATGAAAGGGATGATG acGATAAAGACTTGGATGTAGCAATGGATAGTGCCGGGTCTGGAAATGAAGATGGAAAGATGGGATCTGCTGATAATGAGGACGGTGATGCACGATTAAGTGGAAATCGAACAGTTAAACAAGAAAAAGAA gtatCCTCAGAGTCTGATTCAAATGTAACTGAAAAACCCTCTGGAAGAATAGTGAATAGGCAATCCAAGGAAGAGAAAGCAGCTAGTAgagaaaataaagaaaacttGAAATGTTCACTCACCTCAAGAAATAACAGTGCCGATTCTGTCGATAAAG ATATGCCAAAAGGAGATACCAATTCATCAACGAAAGCTTCCAGTCGGAGACGTGAAGGATCCACTGATAGTAATGCTAAAGTTAAATCGGAACCCATGGAATTAAAATCTACTTcggaaaatacaaataatttaagTTCTCATCTGCAGATGAAAGACATTAATAAAGATATGAAAGATCTCAAAGATAAG AATCAACATCCCGTCATATTCTTTGGTAATCTCCAATGGTATGTATTTCTAAGATTACATTCAATCTTATGTCAAAGGCTAGCAGCAATGAAAAATTTGGCCGAAAAGTTAGCAGAGGAAGAAACTACAGACGTTCGGTTACGACGGCCGGCAACCGCAGTCGCCTTAAAATTAAAACCGGAca atgCTATACCAGTTTCGCAATACTATTCCAATCTTCTAGACATGATAAGATCAGTTTTAGATGGAAATACAGAAGCTTCAGTCTATGAGGATAATCTTAGAGAAATGTTTGGTGTGAATGCTTACATTGCATTTACTTTAGATAAAGTAGTATCGTACGCTGTAAGACAg CTACAGCAATGTGTTCAAGAGCGAACAGCTACCAAGTGCGTCGAGTTGCACATTCAAGAACGAGCACGAGCAAATTCTGGTAGTCCATCATCTATCGCTTCATATCAACGTCGCGCTCAAAAACTTTTACGAGATGATCCCACTTTTAAGATTTGCATT TTTGGAGGAGACGACTGCAAAGTTACATTTGAATTGTTGGAGAGCGGTGGTGGCAGCACCGTTGGTTGCATGAGCAACGCTGGTTCGGAATCTGCAATAAGCCAGAACGTCGGAAACGATTCTCCCGCCCCTCCAGCTCCCCCGGCTCGACTGGCAGAGTGGGCTCGTTATCGAGAGAGATACACAAATCCGGCCATAATGGATACTGAACTACCCGATGGTGTGTTTaag GATGGGCAGTGGTTCGGTAGGAAGGCGATTTTTTTACCGCGAAACATTAGACGTTTCAACAAGCTGCATCCAAACAACGGCAGACTGTCCATGTCAAGAGAACCGGTAGTTCTTTCGAGCTTCGACTCCAGCATCAATTCATTCTCACCACCGCCGTCTCAAATAACGAGGAGGGCTGCGCCATCGCCGTCGTCGGAAGAGGACGACGACAATAGTATAATACCGAATAAACGCAAGAAGATCACACACAACAAGGAGTACATTCACGCGGGTGTTTCGTCCAGCAAAGATCCGGCGAATGTAAAAGATTGGAGTGGAACCAATTCGAACTTACCCCAGTTTATTAACGAAGATAAAACTGAAGGCTTGTTCGACAAGAAGGCCAATTGCAAGTTTGTTTACATACTCAACAAAGAACAGTTTATGTACAAAAAGGACGCACTAAAAAGAGCTTGGAAG TGCCATAAGTCTGTGAGTAGATCTCAAGAATGTCGCTGGCGATCCTGGCTAGGCGGCTGGTGCAGTCGACACGTGTCGACTTCTCAAGCGCGTGCCGCTTCAGACTGGCTGCGGCGCGGCGCTCGCACTCTCTCCATCGGTGGCCCCGATGCGCCCCCGTACACCTCCTACACCAGATATAGACTAGCCAACACGCCGCCGCACGCTCCAGATCGGTAA